A stretch of Equus caballus isolate H_3958 breed thoroughbred chromosome 11, TB-T2T, whole genome shotgun sequence DNA encodes these proteins:
- the CYBC1 gene encoding cytochrome b-245 chaperone 1 isoform X4 yields MYMQVETRTSSCLHLKRAPGIRSWSLLVDSLGWKLFYVTGCLFVAVQNLEDWEEAIFNKSTGKVVLKTFSLYKKLLTLSRAGHDQVVVLLNDIRDVNVEEEKVRYFGKGYVVVLRFATGFSHPLTQSAVMGHRSDVEAIAKLITAFLELHRLESPMELSQSSDSEADGPKSQS; encoded by the exons ATGTACATGCAGGTGGAGACGCGCACCAGCTCCTGCCTCCATCTGAAGAGGGCTCCGGGCATCAGGTCCTGGTCCCTGCTGGTTG ACAGTCTGGGCTGGAAGCTCTTCTATGTCACAGGCTGCCTGTTCGTGGCTGTGCAGAACCTAGAGGACTGGGAG GAAGCTATCTTCAACAAGAGCACTGGGAAGGTCGTGCTGAAGACGTTCAGCTTGTACAAGAAGTTGCTGACTCTTTCCAGAGCAGGCCATGACCAAG TGGTGGTCCTGCTGAATGACATCCGGGACGTGAATGTGGAGGAGGAAAAGGTCCGGTACTTCGGGAAGGGCTACGTGGTGGTGCTGCGGTTTGCAACAGGCTTCTCCCACCCTCTCACCCAGAGCGCTGTCATGGGCCACCGCAG TGACGTGGAAGCCATTGCCAAGCTCATCACCGCCTTCCTGGAGCTGCACCGTCTTGAGAGTCCCATGGAGCTGTCTCAGAGCAGCGACAGTGAGGCCGATGGCCCCAAGAGCCAGAGCTGA
- the CYBC1 gene encoding cytochrome b-245 chaperone 1 isoform X3 produces the protein MYMQVETRTSSCLHLKRAPGIRSWSLLVGILSIGLAAAYYSGDSLGWKLFYVTGCLFVAVQNLEDWEEAIFNKSTGKVVLKTFSLYKKLLTLSRAGHDQVVVLLNDIRDVNVEEEKVRYFGKGYVVVLRFATGFSHPLTQSAVMGHRSDVEAIAKLITAFLELHRLESPMELSQSSDSEADGPKSQS, from the exons ATGTACATGCAGGTGGAGACGCGCACCAGCTCCTGCCTCCATCTGAAGAGGGCTCCGGGCATCAGGTCCTGGTCCCTGCTGGTTG GCATCTTGTCCATTGGCCTGGCTGCTGCCTACTACAGTGGAG ACAGTCTGGGCTGGAAGCTCTTCTATGTCACAGGCTGCCTGTTCGTGGCTGTGCAGAACCTAGAGGACTGGGAG GAAGCTATCTTCAACAAGAGCACTGGGAAGGTCGTGCTGAAGACGTTCAGCTTGTACAAGAAGTTGCTGACTCTTTCCAGAGCAGGCCATGACCAAG TGGTGGTCCTGCTGAATGACATCCGGGACGTGAATGTGGAGGAGGAAAAGGTCCGGTACTTCGGGAAGGGCTACGTGGTGGTGCTGCGGTTTGCAACAGGCTTCTCCCACCCTCTCACCCAGAGCGCTGTCATGGGCCACCGCAG TGACGTGGAAGCCATTGCCAAGCTCATCACCGCCTTCCTGGAGCTGCACCGTCTTGAGAGTCCCATGGAGCTGTCTCAGAGCAGCGACAGTGAGGCCGATGGCCCCAAGAGCCAGAGCTGA
- the CYBC1 gene encoding cytochrome b-245 chaperone 1 isoform X2, producing the protein MYMQVETRTSSCLHLKRAPGIRSWSLLVDSLGWKLFYVTGCLFVAVQNLEDWEEAIFNKSTGKVVLKTFSLYKKLLTLSRAGHDQVVVLLNDIRDVNVEEEKVRYFGKGYVVVLRFATGFSHPLTQSAVMGHRSPSSWCWPGPVTWKPLPSSSPPSWSCTVLRVPWSCLRAATVRPMAPRARADTHGAPGLDSDGTSAGLMGCRRVFSSVPACVPGSPRVGPSAVPAACFCPLSKTTGWTFSAGSKVSRKPWALDLPLGIRWPWPGQCGL; encoded by the exons ATGTACATGCAGGTGGAGACGCGCACCAGCTCCTGCCTCCATCTGAAGAGGGCTCCGGGCATCAGGTCCTGGTCCCTGCTGGTTG ACAGTCTGGGCTGGAAGCTCTTCTATGTCACAGGCTGCCTGTTCGTGGCTGTGCAGAACCTAGAGGACTGGGAG GAAGCTATCTTCAACAAGAGCACTGGGAAGGTCGTGCTGAAGACGTTCAGCTTGTACAAGAAGTTGCTGACTCTTTCCAGAGCAGGCCATGACCAAG TGGTGGTCCTGCTGAATGACATCCGGGACGTGAATGTGGAGGAGGAAAAGGTCCGGTACTTCGGGAAGGGCTACGTGGTGGTGCTGCGGTTTGCAACAGGCTTCTCCCACCCTCTCACCCAGAGCGCTGTCATGGGCCACCGCAG cccttcctcctggtgcTGGCCCGGCCCAGTGACGTGGAAGCCATTGCCAAGCTCATCACCGCCTTCCTGGAGCTGCACCGTCTTGAGAGTCCCATGGAGCTGTCTCAGAGCAGCGACAGTGAGGCCGATGGCCCCAAGAGCCAGAGCTGACACCCATGGAGCTCCCGGCCTTGATTCTGACGGCACCTCAGCAGGCCTGATGGGCTGCCGGCGAGTCTTCTCCTCAGTGCCTGCCTGTGTCCCTGGAAGCCCCAGGGTGGGACCCTCAGCCGTTCCTGCTGCTTGCTTCTGCCCTCTGAGCAAAACCACAGGCTGGACCTTCTCTGCAGGCTCCAAGGTGTCCAGGAAGCCATGGGCCTTGGATCTGCCTCTTGGAATCAGATGGCCCTGGCCTGGGCAGTGTGGCTTGTGA
- the CYBC1 gene encoding cytochrome b-245 chaperone 1 isoform X1, whose protein sequence is MYMQVETRTSSCLHLKRAPGIRSWSLLVGILSIGLAAAYYSGDSLGWKLFYVTGCLFVAVQNLEDWEEAIFNKSTGKVVLKTFSLYKKLLTLSRAGHDQVVVLLNDIRDVNVEEEKVRYFGKGYVVVLRFATGFSHPLTQSAVMGHRSPSSWCWPGPVTWKPLPSSSPPSWSCTVLRVPWSCLRAATVRPMAPRARADTHGAPGLDSDGTSAGLMGCRRVFSSVPACVPGSPRVGPSAVPAACFCPLSKTTGWTFSAGSKVSRKPWALDLPLGIRWPWPGQCGL, encoded by the exons ATGTACATGCAGGTGGAGACGCGCACCAGCTCCTGCCTCCATCTGAAGAGGGCTCCGGGCATCAGGTCCTGGTCCCTGCTGGTTG GCATCTTGTCCATTGGCCTGGCTGCTGCCTACTACAGTGGAG ACAGTCTGGGCTGGAAGCTCTTCTATGTCACAGGCTGCCTGTTCGTGGCTGTGCAGAACCTAGAGGACTGGGAG GAAGCTATCTTCAACAAGAGCACTGGGAAGGTCGTGCTGAAGACGTTCAGCTTGTACAAGAAGTTGCTGACTCTTTCCAGAGCAGGCCATGACCAAG TGGTGGTCCTGCTGAATGACATCCGGGACGTGAATGTGGAGGAGGAAAAGGTCCGGTACTTCGGGAAGGGCTACGTGGTGGTGCTGCGGTTTGCAACAGGCTTCTCCCACCCTCTCACCCAGAGCGCTGTCATGGGCCACCGCAG cccttcctcctggtgcTGGCCCGGCCCAGTGACGTGGAAGCCATTGCCAAGCTCATCACCGCCTTCCTGGAGCTGCACCGTCTTGAGAGTCCCATGGAGCTGTCTCAGAGCAGCGACAGTGAGGCCGATGGCCCCAAGAGCCAGAGCTGACACCCATGGAGCTCCCGGCCTTGATTCTGACGGCACCTCAGCAGGCCTGATGGGCTGCCGGCGAGTCTTCTCCTCAGTGCCTGCCTGTGTCCCTGGAAGCCCCAGGGTGGGACCCTCAGCCGTTCCTGCTGCTTGCTTCTGCCCTCTGAGCAAAACCACAGGCTGGACCTTCTCTGCAGGCTCCAAGGTGTCCAGGAAGCCATGGGCCTTGGATCTGCCTCTTGGAATCAGATGGCCCTGGCCTGGGCAGTGTGGCTTGTGA